In Acidimicrobiia bacterium, a genomic segment contains:
- a CDS encoding HAD-IB family hydrolase — MEAAFFDLDKTIIAKSSVLAFGRPLYREGLISRSAIARSMYAQIVYMLVGADEAKMEKVRESMLRLTKGWDQHHVADIVRETLEATIQPIIYAEALDLIREHNEAGRRTVIISSSPLEVVAPLAEYLGVDDAIATRAQIDDDGRYTGELEFYAYGENKAIAIREKAVLEGIDLAASYAYSDSITDVPMLEAVGHPVVVNPDRDLARVALEREWEVRRFVRPVRLRDRVAVPATGPTLAAGSAAAAFGTGVVLYMMWRRRLSTAR; from the coding sequence ATGGAGGCGGCGTTCTTCGACCTCGACAAGACGATCATCGCGAAGAGCTCCGTGCTCGCGTTCGGCCGGCCGCTCTATCGCGAAGGGCTGATCAGTCGCTCCGCGATCGCGCGCTCGATGTACGCGCAGATCGTCTACATGCTCGTCGGTGCCGACGAGGCGAAGATGGAGAAGGTGCGTGAGTCGATGCTGCGGCTCACGAAGGGTTGGGATCAGCATCACGTCGCCGACATCGTGCGCGAGACGCTGGAGGCGACGATCCAGCCGATCATCTACGCGGAAGCCCTCGATCTGATCCGCGAGCACAACGAGGCCGGACGCCGCACGGTGATCATCTCGTCGTCGCCGCTCGAAGTCGTCGCGCCGCTCGCCGAGTACCTCGGCGTCGACGATGCGATCGCGACGCGCGCGCAGATCGACGACGACGGTCGCTACACGGGCGAGCTCGAGTTCTACGCGTACGGCGAGAACAAGGCGATCGCCATACGCGAGAAGGCGGTCCTCGAAGGCATCGATCTCGCCGCGTCCTACGCGTACTCCGACTCGATCACCGACGTTCCGATGCTCGAGGCGGTCGGACATCCCGTCGTCGTGAACCCCGACCGCGACCTCGCGCGTGTTGCGCTGGAACGCGAATGGGAGGTGCGGCGCTTCGTGCGTCCCGTGCGGTTGCGTGATCGCGTCGCCGTTCCCGCGACCGGGCCCACGCTCGCGGCCGGCAGCGCTGCGGCCGCGTTCGGAACCGGGGTCGTGCTCTACATGATGTGGCGGCGACGGCTTTCGACCGCGCGCTGA
- a CDS encoding CpaF family protein has translation MVVAEWPTDATDDGAVRRAVLRRLHADPPTASGGRAALRGHLARLLRDEAPLADVDRADRLLDELVHEADGLGPLDALLEDPDISEIMLNGPGRAYVERAGRLVEIDLGLDADAIARLGERIVLPLGLRLDRSSPIADARLADGSRVHAVLPPLAPDGPYLTIRRFATRPVPIDGFDVGGEAGAFLEAAVRSGRNVLVAGGTSTGKTTLLNALSGVIDAGERIVTIEETAELRLRQPHVVRLEARPANAEGAGAVGVRELVRCALRMRPDRIIVGEVRGGEALDMLQALNTGHDGSLSTVHANGTRDALRRLETLALFAGIALPLPAVRSQIASAIDLIVFVRRGADGARRVDVIAEVVPAGVDVEPEARTLFERRGAALVALAVPQRPGRRATHEGPSS, from the coding sequence GTGGTCGTAGCGGAGTGGCCTACGGACGCGACGGACGACGGCGCGGTTCGGCGCGCGGTGTTGCGCCGCCTGCACGCCGACCCACCGACGGCGTCGGGCGGACGCGCGGCGTTGCGCGGCCATCTCGCGCGGCTCCTGCGCGACGAGGCGCCGCTCGCCGACGTCGATCGGGCCGATCGGCTGCTCGACGAGCTCGTGCACGAAGCCGACGGACTCGGTCCGCTCGACGCGTTGCTGGAGGATCCCGACATCTCCGAGATCATGCTGAACGGTCCCGGACGCGCGTACGTCGAGCGCGCGGGCCGGCTCGTCGAGATCGATCTCGGCCTCGATGCCGACGCGATCGCGCGCCTTGGCGAGCGCATCGTGCTGCCGCTCGGCCTCCGCCTCGACCGATCGTCGCCGATCGCGGACGCTCGGCTCGCCGACGGATCGCGCGTGCACGCGGTCCTGCCGCCGCTCGCACCCGACGGGCCGTACCTCACGATCCGCCGATTCGCGACGCGTCCGGTGCCGATCGACGGTTTCGACGTCGGCGGCGAAGCGGGCGCGTTCCTCGAGGCCGCGGTGCGATCGGGTCGCAACGTGCTGGTCGCGGGAGGCACGAGCACCGGGAAGACGACGCTGCTCAACGCGCTGTCGGGCGTGATCGACGCGGGGGAGCGGATCGTCACGATCGAGGAGACGGCGGAGCTGCGATTGCGGCAACCCCACGTCGTTCGGCTCGAGGCACGACCGGCGAACGCCGAGGGTGCCGGCGCGGTCGGAGTGCGCGAGCTCGTGCGCTGCGCGCTCCGGATGCGACCGGACCGCATCATCGTCGGCGAAGTGCGCGGCGGCGAGGCGCTCGACATGCTGCAGGCGCTCAACACCGGACACGACGGCTCGCTCTCGACGGTGCACGCGAACGGAACGCGTGACGCGTTGCGCCGGCTCGAGACGCTGGCGCTCTTCGCCGGGATCGCGCTGCCGTTGCCGGCGGTGCGCAGCCAGATCGCCTCCGCGATCGACCTGATCGTGTTCGTCCGGCGCGGCGCCGATGGCGCGCGCCGGGTGGACGTGATCGCGGAGGTCGTGCCGGCCGGTGTCGACGTCGAACCGGAAGCGCGGACGTTGTTCGAGCGACGTGGCGCCGCGCTCGTGGCGCTCGCGGTGCCGCAGCGTCCGGGGCGACGCGCGACGCACGAAGGGCCGTCGTCGTGA
- a CDS encoding type II secretion system F family protein: MNVTAPAFAALSTLWLARRARRADVVDRARALRATGSRLPARLREVLDGALRAADVELDAPAALQLWLLGIVAAGCLAAGLDIALAPIAMVAVLVGAPVSLYGARHRGERRAADELPVVLELVASELRTGGTVGDSLASVTGRPVGGRRLALAPDVERVVRRCELGAPVDEALAAWAAERADAGVRSAAGALAVAATTGGRAAAALDGLAASLRDRREIAAEARALSAQARLSAVVVGCLPIGYLVGCALLDPRQVRVLLHTGFGALCLVIGLVLETLAVVWIRFILREEA; the protein is encoded by the coding sequence GTGAACGTCACCGCGCCGGCGTTCGCGGCGCTCTCGACGCTGTGGCTCGCTCGCCGCGCCCGTCGCGCCGATGTGGTCGATCGAGCGCGGGCGTTGCGGGCGACGGGTTCGCGCCTGCCGGCGCGGCTGCGCGAGGTGCTCGACGGCGCGCTGCGGGCCGCCGACGTCGAGCTCGACGCGCCGGCCGCGCTCCAGCTCTGGCTGCTGGGCATCGTCGCGGCGGGCTGTCTCGCCGCAGGCCTCGACATTGCGCTCGCGCCGATCGCGATGGTCGCCGTGCTCGTCGGCGCGCCGGTCTCGCTGTACGGCGCGCGTCATCGCGGTGAGCGCCGCGCCGCCGACGAGCTGCCGGTCGTGCTCGAGCTCGTCGCGAGCGAGCTGCGTACAGGGGGCACGGTCGGGGACTCGCTCGCTTCGGTCACCGGGCGGCCCGTCGGTGGTCGGCGGCTCGCGCTGGCGCCGGACGTCGAACGAGTGGTGCGTCGATGCGAGCTCGGCGCGCCGGTCGACGAAGCGCTCGCGGCCTGGGCGGCGGAACGCGCCGATGCGGGTGTTCGCAGCGCGGCGGGCGCGCTCGCGGTCGCGGCAACCACCGGTGGTCGTGCCGCCGCCGCGCTCGACGGGCTCGCGGCATCGCTGCGCGATCGACGCGAGATCGCGGCCGAAGCGCGCGCGTTGTCCGCGCAGGCCCGGCTCTCGGCCGTCGTCGTGGGTTGCCTCCCGATCGGCTACCTCGTCGGTTGCGCGCTGCTCGACCCTCGGCAGGTGCGCGTGCTGCTGCACACGGGATTCGGCGCGCTGTGCCTCGTCATCGGTCTCGTTCTCGAGACGCTCGCCGTCGTCTGGATCCGCTTCATCCTGCGGGAGGAAGCCTGA
- a CDS encoding type II secretion system F family protein — MALTYASAIVWGALVLAAGWRVAARATAADRARALRGERVQESHVAILERALARLGVVGRVLLGVRRRRAAAQRDRRLARELPAAVDLLAVAMSSGATPFGAVEAVARWSPPTVAATFDAVVVACGLGASFEYAMSDAARRDLRLGPLVTVLAGGARLGAAVNDSLARLAAEARRDLRRRAEARARTVPVRLLFPLVFLVLPAFGLLTVVPAVVAGFHGV; from the coding sequence ATGGCGCTCACGTACGCGTCTGCGATCGTGTGGGGCGCCCTCGTGCTCGCCGCGGGTTGGCGCGTCGCGGCGCGCGCGACGGCGGCCGATCGTGCGCGCGCGCTGCGCGGCGAACGCGTGCAGGAATCGCACGTTGCCATTCTCGAACGCGCGCTGGCGCGGCTCGGCGTCGTCGGACGGGTGCTGCTCGGTGTGCGCCGGCGACGCGCGGCCGCGCAGCGGGACCGTCGCCTCGCGCGTGAGCTTCCGGCCGCGGTCGACCTCCTCGCGGTCGCGATGAGCTCGGGCGCGACGCCGTTCGGCGCGGTCGAAGCGGTCGCGCGGTGGTCGCCGCCGACGGTCGCGGCGACGTTCGACGCGGTCGTCGTCGCGTGCGGGCTCGGCGCGTCGTTCGAGTACGCGATGAGCGACGCGGCGCGGCGTGACCTACGACTCGGCCCCCTCGTCACGGTGCTCGCGGGCGGCGCGCGCCTCGGCGCGGCCGTGAACGATTCGCTCGCCCGGCTCGCGGCCGAGGCGCGCCGCGACCTGCGCCGGCGCGCCGAGGCGCGCGCTCGGACGGTGCCGGTGCGCCTGCTCTTCCCCCTCGTCTTCCTCGTGCTCCCCGCGTTCGGGTTGCTCACCGTGGTGCCGGCGGTGGTCGCGGGCTTCCACGGCGTCTGA
- a CDS encoding DUF4244 domain-containing protein, producing the protein MLDRFLSFFLRVFVDPPGEEGQSTAEYALVIVAAAAIVGLLLSWITKSNGIGSIFNAVIGRVMKWIT; encoded by the coding sequence GTGCTCGATCGGTTTCTCTCGTTCTTCCTGCGTGTTTTCGTCGATCCCCCCGGCGAGGAAGGGCAATCGACGGCGGAGTACGCGCTCGTGATCGTGGCCGCGGCCGCGATCGTCGGGCTGCTGCTCAGCTGGATCACGAAGTCCAACGGCATCGGCTCGATCTTCAACGCGGTGATCGGCCGGGTCATGAAGTGGATCACGTGA
- a CDS encoding TadE/TadG family type IV pilus assembly protein, translating into MELALALPAIVVLLLAIVQFALVARDELLVVHAAREAARAASVGGSGSDAAARVLRGAQVVIDGGGRVGDPVVATVGFRAVTDLPLVGPLIPDPWLHARVTMRAEEPR; encoded by the coding sequence GTGGAGCTTGCGCTCGCGCTGCCGGCGATCGTTGTGTTGCTGCTCGCGATCGTGCAGTTCGCGTTGGTGGCGCGCGACGAGCTGCTCGTCGTGCACGCGGCGCGCGAGGCCGCGCGTGCGGCGAGCGTCGGCGGCTCGGGTTCCGACGCGGCCGCGCGAGTGCTGCGGGGCGCGCAGGTCGTCATCGACGGGGGCGGACGTGTCGGTGATCCGGTGGTGGCGACCGTCGGCTTTCGCGCGGTGACCGATCTGCCGCTCGTCGGACCGTTGATTCCGGACCCGTGGCTGCACGCGCGGGTGACGATGCGAGCAGAGGAGCCACGGTGA
- a CDS encoding Rv3654c family TadE-like protein: protein MNRARSQRGSVAILVCGLIALATVLAVAVVLVGGAVVLAGRAEAAADAAALAGADSVALGTRSLACAAASLVAESNEAHLVDCDVSHDSVEVVVQLTGDGPLALGRTVRARSRAEISDRPAVGGG from the coding sequence GTGAACCGGGCGCGGTCGCAACGGGGCTCCGTCGCGATCCTCGTGTGTGGACTCATCGCGTTGGCGACGGTGCTCGCGGTCGCGGTCGTCCTCGTCGGCGGCGCGGTCGTGCTCGCGGGGCGCGCGGAGGCCGCGGCCGACGCGGCAGCGCTCGCCGGAGCCGACTCGGTCGCCCTCGGCACGCGGTCGCTGGCGTGCGCCGCCGCGAGCCTCGTGGCGGAGAGCAACGAGGCGCATCTCGTCGACTGCGACGTGAGCCACGACTCGGTCGAGGTCGTCGTCCAGCTCACCGGCGACGGTCCGCTCGCGCTCGGTCGAACGGTGCGGGCGCGCTCGCGCGCCGAGATCAGCGACCGGCCAGCAGTCGGAGGAGGGTGA